The DNA segment CCTGAGCTGAGCGAGCTGAACGGATGCGGCGCTGACGCTACCTGCCGGAGGGTCGTGCACCGCTGGGGTGCCGACCCGGACGACCTCCGGTGGAGGACGATCACAGACCGGTGGGCGCGGAATCCAGCCCCGAGCAACTTGCGGACAAGGTCGGGACGGAAAGCGGATTCGTCGTGCGCTGCTAACAGACTACGCGGATCGCGGGCCACATTTCCACACCGACGCTCCGTAACTCGCACAACCGAGACACGAGTGTACCCTCCTTGGGGGCCAGACTCTCCGTGGTTTGTTCACCCCTTGGCAAGGTTTAAGTGCTGTGATGGGTCTCATGTCCGGTTACAGGGCCCAGTACGCGAGGCCAGACCATTTCATTCTGCACTTGAGCGACACCCACTTCGTGGCCGATGATCACCTGTACGGAGCGGTCGACAGCGAGGGCCTGCTGCGGCAGCTGGTCGCGGAGCTCGAGGCATCCGGAGCCCGCCCGGAGGCCATCGTCTTCACCGGAGACCTCGCCGACAAGGGCGAGGCGGGCGCCTACACCAAGCTCCGGGAGATGATCGAGCCCGTCGCAGAGCGGCTCGGCTCGGAAGTCGTCTGGGTGATGGGCAACCACGACGACCGGTCCACGTTCCGCCGCGAGCTGCTCGGCCAGCTGCCGACCTCCAACCCGATCGACCGGGTGCACGACATCAACGGTCTGCGCATTATCGCTCTCGACTCCACTGTTCCGGGCCACCACCACGGCATCGTCTCCGACGAGCAGCTCGACTGGCTCGCCGAGGAGCTGTCGGTGCCGGCGCCGCATGGAACCATCCTGGCGATGCACCACCCTCCGGTGCCAAGCGTTCTTGACCTCGCCGTGCTCGTGGAGCTCCGCGAGCAGGACGGGCTCGCCGAAGTGATCAGGGGCTCGGATGTGCGCAGCATCATCGCCGGGCACCTCCACTACTCGACGACAGCCACGTTCGCGGGGGTTCCCGTCTCGGTCGCGTCGGCAACCTGCTACACCCAGGACCTCAATGTTCCGGTCGGCGGCACACGCGGTCGCGATGGGGCGCAGTCATTCAATCTTGTGCATGTCTACGACGACACCGTGCTCCACTCGGTGGTGCCCGTGGGCAACTACCCGACGGTGTCGAACTGGGTCACAGCGGAGCAGACCGTGGATATCCTCGCCGAGCACGGCGTTGTTATCCCGGATGCCGTGAACCCCCACGTCACCGCGGAACCGCCCTTCGTGCTCCCGCTCGCCGCAGTCGCCGCCCTCTGAGGGCGGGGCTTAGCCCGCTTCGCTATCCGACCGACCGAGCACCCCGGATTGTTCGTCTGCCGGCGCCCGTTCCCAGGGCGCCGGAATCGAGAAGTAGCGATCCAGGAACGAGAGCACCGCCGCCGCGCGTTCCGCACCGTCGATCTCGGGGAAGCTGCCATCGTTGAGGCAGAAGAAATCATACGAGCGTCGCTTGAGGAGCCGCTTCAGATCACGGAGCCCCTCGCGCATGGTCGTGTCGACGTACTTGACGC comes from the Marisediminicola antarctica genome and includes:
- a CDS encoding phosphodiesterase, encoding MSGYRAQYARPDHFILHLSDTHFVADDHLYGAVDSEGLLRQLVAELEASGARPEAIVFTGDLADKGEAGAYTKLREMIEPVAERLGSEVVWVMGNHDDRSTFRRELLGQLPTSNPIDRVHDINGLRIIALDSTVPGHHHGIVSDEQLDWLAEELSVPAPHGTILAMHHPPVPSVLDLAVLVELREQDGLAEVIRGSDVRSIIAGHLHYSTTATFAGVPVSVASATCYTQDLNVPVGGTRGRDGAQSFNLVHVYDDTVLHSVVPVGNYPTVSNWVTAEQTVDILAEHGVVIPDAVNPHVTAEPPFVLPLAAVAAL